The following are encoded together in the Acidovorax sp. KKS102 genome:
- a CDS encoding ABC transporter substrate-binding protein, whose amino-acid sequence MDTLRTSIQRRQLLLGAAGAAALTSPLSVLAQGAEEIVIGGSIPLTGVFAFAGVGINAGMGDYVKMLNDAGGIKGRKVKYVPEDTGYKVDVSVAAFKKITSQNKVNLYYGDSTGFSKTINPELDRNGNILMAGASFATELNDPKKYPNQFLVGPDYTEMFGILLKHIAKEKPGAKVAFVYSDSEFGRDPIESSEAMAKQLGLSVPIKIMTPAGSVDVSGEVIKLRRAAPDYTIFHGYILAPIPEFITQGKQQGMTSKWMGTFWTMDSSTVMKMGEAADGFMGVMPYRYYYDTEKAPMLEKIRAMRPEYQSTAYIQGFLAAMLFTESAKRCLDAGKPLTGTNLKAALNSIKDFDTGGLIGVPITISGNSIPVGRVYRADMKAQKMVAASDWIKL is encoded by the coding sequence ATGGACACACTACGCACTTCCATCCAGCGCCGCCAACTCTTGCTCGGAGCCGCTGGCGCCGCTGCCCTCACCAGCCCGCTGTCGGTGCTGGCCCAAGGCGCTGAAGAGATCGTGATCGGCGGCTCCATCCCGCTCACCGGCGTGTTCGCGTTTGCGGGCGTGGGCATCAACGCGGGCATGGGCGACTACGTGAAGATGCTCAACGACGCGGGCGGCATCAAGGGCCGCAAGGTCAAGTACGTGCCCGAAGACACGGGCTACAAGGTCGATGTGTCGGTGGCGGCGTTCAAGAAGATCACCAGCCAGAACAAGGTGAACCTGTACTACGGCGACTCCACGGGCTTCTCCAAAACCATCAACCCCGAGCTGGACCGCAACGGCAACATCCTCATGGCCGGCGCGTCGTTTGCCACCGAACTCAACGACCCCAAAAAGTACCCCAACCAGTTCCTCGTGGGCCCCGACTACACCGAGATGTTCGGCATCCTGCTCAAGCACATCGCCAAGGAAAAGCCCGGTGCCAAGGTGGCCTTCGTGTACTCCGATTCGGAATTCGGCCGCGACCCCATCGAGTCCAGCGAAGCCATGGCCAAGCAACTGGGCCTGTCGGTGCCCATCAAGATCATGACGCCCGCCGGCAGCGTGGACGTGTCGGGCGAGGTCATCAAGCTGCGCCGCGCAGCGCCCGACTACACCATCTTCCACGGCTACATCCTCGCCCCCATCCCCGAGTTCATCACCCAGGGCAAGCAACAGGGCATGACCAGCAAATGGATGGGCACCTTCTGGACCATGGACAGCTCCACCGTCATGAAGATGGGCGAGGCCGCCGACGGCTTCATGGGCGTGATGCCCTACCGCTACTACTACGACACCGAGAAGGCGCCCATGCTGGAGAAGATCCGTGCCATGCGCCCCGAGTACCAGAGCACGGCCTACATCCAGGGCTTCCTGGCGGCCATGCTGTTCACCGAATCGGCCAAGCGCTGCCTGGATGCGGGCAAGCCGCTCACCGGTACCAACCTCAAGGCTGCGCTCAACTCCATCAAGGACTTCGACACGGGTGGCCTGATTGGTGTGCCGATCACCATCAGCGGCAATTCGATCCCCGTAGGCCGCGTGTACCGCGCCGACATGAAGGCCCAGAAGATGGTGGCCGCCTCCGACTGGATCAAGCTCTGA